In Sphingobium sp. Z007, one DNA window encodes the following:
- a CDS encoding DMT family transporter has protein sequence MTEGKSGGVIIPFILVTLIWSSTWIVIRDQIGSVPASWSVCYRFLLAGIAMAAFARLRGVSLNIGRAGLLYAAILGVAQFVLNFNFVYRAEQYLTSGVVAVVYAMLLIPNSILAWLIFRQPVSRAFIGGSLVAMTGIVLMLLHEYHAATVRPDMVLLGAAFALAGLLSASAANVMQGMDIARRLPMVAVLTWAMLIGAGVDAAFAWATVGPPQFEPRLGYILGIGWLGIAGSVVTFPLYFTLIQRMGAGRAAYTSVLIPVIAMLISTLVEGYRWSMLAIIGALLAIAGMGIALRSKTT, from the coding sequence ATGACTGAGGGCAAATCGGGTGGCGTCATCATCCCCTTCATCCTCGTCACCCTGATCTGGAGTTCGACGTGGATCGTGATCCGCGATCAGATTGGGTCGGTGCCGGCAAGCTGGTCGGTCTGCTACCGCTTCCTGCTCGCCGGGATCGCCATGGCCGCGTTCGCGCGGCTGCGCGGCGTCTCGCTCAATATCGGCCGGGCCGGCTTGCTCTACGCTGCCATTCTCGGCGTGGCGCAGTTCGTCCTGAACTTCAACTTCGTCTATCGTGCCGAACAATATCTGACCTCCGGCGTGGTCGCGGTGGTCTATGCGATGCTGCTGATCCCCAATTCGATCCTCGCCTGGCTGATTTTCCGTCAGCCGGTCAGCCGCGCCTTCATCGGCGGATCGCTGGTGGCGATGACGGGCATCGTCCTGATGCTGCTGCACGAATATCATGCCGCAACCGTCCGGCCGGACATGGTGCTGCTGGGCGCGGCCTTCGCGCTCGCTGGCCTGCTGAGCGCGTCGGCCGCGAACGTCATGCAGGGGATGGATATCGCCCGTCGCCTGCCGATGGTGGCGGTGTTGACCTGGGCCATGCTGATCGGCGCGGGCGTGGACGCCGCCTTCGCCTGGGCCACCGTCGGCCCGCCGCAATTCGAGCCGCGCCTGGGCTATATATTGGGCATAGGCTGGCTGGGGATCGCCGGATCGGTCGTGACCTTCCCGCTCTATTTCACCCTGATCCAGCGCATGGGCGCGGGCCGCGCCGCCTATACCAGCGTGCTGATCCCGGTGATCGCGATGCTGATCTCGACCCTGGTAGAGGGCTATCGCTGGAGTATGCTGGCGATCATTGGCGCGCTGCTGGCGATCGCCGGCATGGGTATCGCCCTACGATCGAAAACGACTTAG
- a CDS encoding low specificity L-threonine aldolase, which produces MHYFSDNATPISPAIMAAIAAADQADHGYDGDAWSTRLDSAFSDLFDTPVSALWIATGTAANSIALACLCPPYGGVICHEEAHIVVDECGAPGFFTHGASLMPLPGNGAKLMPDVVTDRLKAIRPDVHQVPARAISITNATEYGLTYTPDEVAALGAVAKAHGLGFHMDGARFANAVAYLGCPPADVTWRAGVDALSFGCVKNGGMIGEALLFFGEQAPSRAAEAQRWRKRSGHLFSKGRYLAAQIMAMVEGDLWLANARTANAAAQALADGATGRLLHPVQANELFIRLSADEAALLRAQGFDFYDWGEGAARLVTNWSQDAASVAPLAQALRALTDD; this is translated from the coding sequence ATGCATTATTTTTCCGACAACGCCACGCCCATCAGCCCCGCCATCATGGCCGCCATTGCCGCGGCCGACCAGGCCGATCATGGCTATGACGGAGACGCCTGGAGCACGCGGCTGGACAGCGCATTCTCGGACCTGTTCGACACCCCGGTCAGCGCGCTATGGATCGCCACCGGCACAGCGGCGAACAGCATCGCGCTGGCCTGCCTCTGCCCGCCCTATGGCGGCGTGATCTGCCATGAAGAAGCGCATATCGTCGTGGACGAATGCGGCGCGCCCGGCTTCTTCACCCATGGTGCCAGCCTGATGCCGCTGCCCGGTAACGGCGCGAAACTGATGCCAGACGTCGTCACTGACCGGCTGAAAGCCATCCGCCCCGACGTGCATCAGGTGCCAGCCCGCGCGATCAGCATCACCAACGCCACCGAATATGGCCTGACCTACACACCGGACGAGGTCGCGGCGCTGGGCGCAGTGGCCAAGGCGCATGGTCTGGGCTTCCACATGGACGGCGCGCGCTTCGCCAATGCGGTGGCCTATCTGGGCTGCCCGCCCGCCGACGTCACATGGCGCGCGGGGGTGGACGCGCTGTCCTTTGGTTGCGTCAAAAATGGCGGCATGATCGGCGAAGCCCTGCTCTTCTTCGGCGAACAGGCCCCGTCGCGCGCTGCCGAAGCGCAGCGCTGGCGCAAACGATCCGGCCATCTTTTCTCCAAGGGCCGCTATCTCGCCGCGCAGATAATGGCGATGGTCGAAGGCGACCTGTGGCTGGCCAATGCCCGCACGGCCAATGCGGCGGCGCAGGCGCTCGCGGACGGCGCGACCGGCCGCCTGCTTCATCCCGTGCAGGCGAATGAGCTGTTCATCCGCCTGTCCGCCGACGAAGCTGCCCTATTGCGCGCGCAGGGCTTCGATTTCTACGACTGGGGCGAAGGTGCCGCCCGGCTGGTCACCAACTGGTCGCAGGACGCGGCCAGCGTCGCGCCGCTGGCGCAGGCGCTGCGGGCGCTGACCGATGACTGA